The proteins below come from a single Oryzias latipes chromosome 14, ASM223467v1 genomic window:
- the crebrf gene encoding CREB3 regulatory factor codes for MPQPSVSGMEPPFGDAFQNYSFADQALTSTELLATSSDPDFMYELDRDMTHRQSPCGDSIVGLGDGGKEVEGGVDQFMGLGDCETVCSSSAFEQWDSYWEDLTRYTRLASCDIWGTKEVDFLGLDDFSSPYQDEEVVSRTPTLAQLNSEDSLPVCETLYPPIDLNLPAPQAQTPQLPSHSKRLLVPNQGFGSMWPSPSASSRPSYSRPPDFPEGSQKATRPVPSCTETMAKAQNYLSLTQDHSQTQSKSVGRGTKMAAPGSLGIDFVRKAKVRVSSVYRAPAELPSQTDFKGSDPPLAHCQPEEEKASTSTLVGLPAATASSSPSMAGFEKKTEGVVKREIPGGCPASLPQLVEANQALKSSNSGPTSLEDVAGASSESGVLGVADPEQGKEEEHNYSLFLTRSGLTGRSHSQLEEDEDEGDEDEGEEDEGDGLELDDEDHDEGFGSEHELSENDEEEEEEDEDYEADKDDDMSDAFSEPGCDIELMDDVKGLTAGVSSRKRGKRRYFWEYSEQLTPSKQERLLKPSEWDRHTLPSNLYQKNGPLHGKYMLKKSRRTDVEDLTPNPRKLLQIGTELRKLNKVISDLTPVSELPLTARPRSRKEKNKLASRACRLKKKAQYEANKVKLWGLSTEYDRLLFVINAIKEEIMVRVEDSSPRSTNMTETLEQLIQETLVPSPVAGQTSEFVNNILENTSRGDPTGGLVGLRVPTSKN; via the exons ATGCCTCAG CCCAGCGTCAGTGGGATGGAGCCTCCCTTTGGGGACGCCTTTCAGAACTACTCCTTTGCTGACCAGGCTTTGACCAGTACTGAGCTGCTGGCAACCAGCTCTGACCCAGATTTCATGTATGAGCTG GACAGAGACATGACCCACCGGCAGAGTCCCTGCGGGGACAGCATTGTGGGGTTAGGGGACGGAGGCaaggaggtggaaggaggtgTCGATCAGTTCATGGGTCTGGGAGACTGTGAGACCGTCTGCAGCAGCTCAGCGTTTGAACAGTGGGACTCGTACTGGGAAGATCTCACCAG ATACACACGGCTGGCCAGCTGTGACATCTGGGGAACCAAAGAGGTGGATTTCCTCGGACTGGATGACTTCTCCAGTCCGTACCAGGATGAGGAAGTGGTTAGCCGAACGCCAACGTTGGCTCAGCTCAACAGTGAGGATTCCCTGCCTGTCTGTGAGACTCTCTACCCGCCCATAGACCTAAACCTGCCTGCCCCACAAGCTCAAACCCCCCAACTCCCCTCTCACAGTAAGAGGCTCCTGGTTCCTAACCAGGGATTCGGTTCTATGTGGCCTTCCCCAAGCGCCTCTTCCCGTCCTTCTTACAGCCGTCCTCCAGACTTTCCTGAAGGCTCCCAAAAGGCAACCAGGCCTGTTCCTTCCTGCACAGAGACTATGGCAAAGGCCCAGAACTATCTTAGTCTCACCCAGGACCACAGCCAGACTCAAAGCAAGTCTGTGGGGAGAGGGACAAAGATGGCCGCCCCGGGTTCTCTCGGCATTGACTTTGTCCGGAAGGCTAAAGTACGAGTGAGTTCTGTTTACAGAGCTCCAGCTGAGTTGCCTTCCCAGACAGATTTCAAGGGGTCAGACCCGCCTCTAGCCCACTGCCAACCTGAGGAGGAGAAAGCTTCCACTTCCACTTTGGTTGGACTTCCTGCTGCAACAGCCAGCAGCTCTCCAAGCATGGCAGGCTTTGAGAAGAAAACGGAGGGCGTTGTGAAGAGGGAGATCCCAGGAGGATGCCCTGCCTCACTGCCTCAGCTAGTAGAAGCAAATCAGGCTCTGAAGAGCAGCAACTCCGGGCCGACCAGCCTGGAGGATGTGGCAGGAGCCAGCAGCGAAAGCGGCGTTCTCGGGGTCGCAGACCCTGAGCAGGGCAAAGAGGAGGAGCACAATTATTCTCTGTTCTTGACCCGCAGTGGACTTACAGGCAGAAGCCACTCCCAactggaggaggatgaggatgaggggGACGAGGACGagggagaggaagatgaaggggATGGGCTGGAGTTGGACGACGAAGACCATGATGAGGGTTTTGGCAGTGAGCACGAGCTGTCTGAGaacgatgaggaggaggaagaggaggacgaaGACTATGAGGCAGACAAGGATGACGACATGAGTGATGCCTTCTCTGAGCCAG GCTGTGACATAGAGCTGATGGACGACGTGAAAGGCCTGACAGCCGGAGTCTCAAGCCGCAAGAGAGGCAAACGGCGCTACTTCTGGGAGTATAGCGAGCAACTCACGCCCTCCAAACAGGAGCGCTTACTCAAGCCGTCTGAGTGGGACAGACACACGTTGCCAAGCAACCTGTATCAGAAGAATGGGCCTCTGCATG gaaaatacatgCTGAAGAAGTCTCGGCGCACTGATGTGGAGGACCTGACTCCCAATCCACGCAAACTGCTGCAGATCGGCACTGAGCTCCGCAAACTGAACAAAGTGATCAGCGACCTGACTCCGGTCAGTGAGCTGCCGCTGACGGCGCGACCACGCTCTCGCAAGGAGAAGAACAAGCTGGCATCCAG GGCTtgccgtttaaaaaagaaagctcagTACGAAGCAAACAAAGTGAAGCTTTGGGGACTCAGTACGGAGTATG ATCGGCTACTGTTTGTGATCAACGCCATCAAGGAAGAGATAATGGTACGAGTTGAAGATTCTTCTCCACGTTCAACCAACATGACAGAGACTCTGGAGCAGCTCA
- the pcyox1l gene encoding prenylcysteine oxidase-like, whose translation MRRFRFSICVPLLLAWSIVGEPETPTNVDGAPPSKIAVVGAGIGGSATAHFLRQHFGPDVQVDVYEKGEVGGRLATVTVNHNDYESGGSIIHSLNLHMQEFVKQLGLKYRRNVAGKTAVFNGEEMILEETDWYLLDLFRLWWRYGISFIRLQMWVEEIMEKFMRIYKYQAHGYAFSSVEELLDSLGGTGFINMTRRPLSDSLLELGVSQRFIDEVIAPVMRVNYGQNVSIPAFVGAVSLAGAQNNLWAVEGGNKMVCSGLLKMANANLLQAQVNSISPVPSGDALEYQLNFTTATGTTGSELYNIVVLATPLQASIGSELQFQGFTTPFDQLPGSYHSTVATIVHGYLNTSFFGFPDPRLFPFASVLTTDTPSLFFNSVASVCPVNISAGFRRKQPQEAGVYKVFSPQTLDKPELKMLFRSYYSVQVTEWQAYPHYGSNQRLPPVELHPNLYYLNGIEWAGSAMEMSSVAAKNIALLAYHRWNRQTEMVDQKDLMHRIKTEL comes from the exons ATGCGCCGTTTTCGCTTCTCGATTTGCGTCCCTTTGCTGTTAGCTTGGTCCATTGTTGGAGAACCAGAGACCCCCACTAACGTTGATGGAGCTCCACCTTCTAAAATCG CTGTGGTTGGAGCAGGGATTGGAGGCAGCGCCACCGCCCATTTCCTTCGCCAACACTTTGGCCCTGATGTGCAGGTGGACGTGTACGAGAAGGGCGAGGTCGGAGGCCGGCTCGCAACTGTAACAGTCAACCACAATGACTACGAGTCTGGGGGCTCCATCATCCACTCCCTCAACCTCCACATGCAAGAGTTCGTCAAACAGCTCG GTTTGAAGTATCGTCGAAATGTGGCGGGGAAGACGGCGGTTTTTAACGGAGAGGAGATGATTCTGGAGGAGACAGACTGGTACTTGCTGGACTTGTTCCGCCTGTGGTGGCGCTATGGAATCAGCTTCATCCGGTTGCAGATGTGGGTGGAGGAAATCATGGAGAAATTTATGAG GATCTATAAGTACCAGGCCCACGGCTACGCCTTCAGCTCTGTGGAAGAACTCTTGGACTCTCTTGGTGGCACTGGCTTCATCAACATGACCAGACGGCCGCTCTCCGATTCGCTGCTGGAGCTGGGAGTGTCTCAGCGCTTCATTGATGAAGTCATTGCGCCCGTCATGAGGGTCAACTACGGACAGAACGTCAGCATCCCTGCTTTTGTAG GCGCCGTTTCTTTAGCCGGCGCCCAGAACAACCTGTGGGCGGTGGAGGGAGGCAACAAAATGGTGTGTTCAGGTCTGCTAAAGATGGCCAACGCTAACCTGCTGCAAGCGCAAGTCAACTCTATCTCCCCTGTCCCTTCAG GGGATGCACTGGAGTACCAGCTGAACTTCACCACAGCAACAGGGACAACAGGATCTGAACTGTATAACATTGTGGTATTGGCGACTCCGCTCCAGGCCAGCATTGGGTCTGAGCTCCAGTTCCAAGGCTTCACCACGCCATTTGACCAACTTCCTGGCAGCTATCACAGCACCGTAGCAACCATTGTTCACGGATACCTAAACACCTCCTTCTTCGGTTTCCCGGACCCTCGGCTCTTCCCATTCGCCAGCGTTCTGACTACCGATACGCCCAGTCTGTTCTTCAACAGCGTGGCCAGTGTTTGTCCCGTTAACATCTCAGCGGGTTTTCGCCGCAAACAGCCACAAGAGGCTGGAGTCTACAAGGTGTTCTCGCCACAAACGCTGGACAAACCAGAGCTAAAAATGCTCTTCAG GTCTTACTACTCAGTGCAGGTGACGGAGTGGCAAGCGTACCCTCACTATGGCAGCAACCAGAGACTTCCTCCAGTGGAGCTCCATCCCAATCTCTATTACCTCAATGGTATTGAGTGGGCCGGCAGTGCCATGGAGATGAGCTCTGTGGCTGCCAAGAACATTGCTTTGTTGGCTTACCACCGCTGGAACAGACAGACCGAAATGGTAGATCAGAAAGATCTGATGCACAGGATCAAGACAGAACTTTGA